The following are encoded together in the Deinococcus soli (ex Cha et al. 2016) genome:
- a CDS encoding ABC transporter substrate-binding protein: MKNKTLSAVALATLTLTLAACNNKQAGGADSTLVIQQSADILTLDPGTTYDTSSGQIVENMYETLVGYKGSDITKVEPVLATEWQEGQDGKEYRFTLRDGVKFHTGNDLTCADAEYTFRRNLVTNTADSGNWFLSESLLGTASNAKDDTSITWAKISSAVRCDGDTLVFTLPAVDPAFLTKLAYIGQGIVDSTHAKEIGEWDGTEATWNDWVGKDILGGELNKQPSGTGAYKLVNRDANAISLTAFDGYWGEDKPQIKNVILQKVPEEAARVQAFLKGDADFIEVPRAIISTQLQGKPGVAVLDDLTNTTAAGFSMNQKIEAGSGMIGSGKLDGKGVPTDFFKDADVRRGFVASFDVPTYIEQVQEGKGAARNFLLPDSFPGYDSNLEAATFDPELAKAAFQRAWGGQVWQNGFTINVSYRAGAQTQQTAMELLKKNIEALNPKFKVNIVGKEWSELISSKNVPKEAMVMTAWAPDYADPDNFVSTFYSSTGYYAPRINAQDAQIDGWIKEARGTTDTARRDELYAQIAKRALDEAYYIIMPAQPNVFPYRDTIKGVSADTFNPMIAFTSGTYWKNLSKE; this comes from the coding sequence ATGAAGAACAAGACCCTCAGCGCCGTGGCCCTGGCCACGCTGACCCTCACGCTCGCCGCCTGCAACAACAAGCAGGCGGGCGGCGCCGACAGCACCCTGGTCATCCAGCAGTCCGCCGACATCCTGACCCTGGACCCCGGCACCACCTACGACACGTCCAGCGGCCAGATCGTCGAGAACATGTACGAGACCCTCGTCGGGTACAAGGGCAGCGACATCACCAAGGTCGAGCCCGTCCTCGCCACCGAGTGGCAGGAAGGCCAGGACGGCAAGGAGTACCGCTTCACCCTGCGTGACGGCGTGAAATTCCACACCGGCAACGATCTCACCTGCGCCGACGCCGAGTACACCTTCCGCCGCAACCTCGTGACGAACACTGCCGACAGCGGCAACTGGTTCCTGTCCGAGAGCCTGCTGGGCACCGCCAGCAACGCCAAGGACGACACCAGCATCACCTGGGCCAAGATCAGCAGCGCCGTCAGGTGCGACGGCGACACCCTGGTCTTCACGCTGCCCGCCGTGGACCCCGCCTTCCTGACCAAACTGGCCTACATCGGCCAGGGCATCGTGGACAGCACGCATGCCAAGGAGATCGGCGAGTGGGACGGCACCGAGGCCACCTGGAACGACTGGGTCGGCAAGGACATCCTGGGCGGCGAACTGAACAAGCAGCCCAGCGGCACCGGCGCATACAAGCTCGTGAACCGTGACGCGAACGCCATCAGCCTGACCGCCTTCGACGGCTACTGGGGCGAGGACAAACCTCAGATCAAGAACGTGATCCTGCAGAAGGTGCCCGAAGAGGCCGCCCGCGTGCAGGCGTTCCTGAAGGGCGACGCGGACTTCATCGAGGTGCCCCGCGCGATCATCAGCACCCAGCTGCAGGGCAAGCCCGGCGTGGCTGTCCTGGACGACCTGACGAACACCACCGCCGCGGGCTTCAGCATGAACCAGAAGATCGAGGCGGGCAGCGGCATGATCGGCAGCGGCAAGCTCGACGGCAAGGGCGTGCCCACCGACTTCTTCAAGGACGCCGACGTGCGCCGCGGCTTCGTGGCGTCCTTCGACGTGCCCACGTACATCGAGCAGGTGCAGGAAGGTAAGGGCGCGGCGCGCAACTTCCTGCTGCCCGACTCCTTCCCCGGGTACGACAGCAACCTCGAGGCGGCCACGTTTGATCCTGAACTCGCCAAGGCGGCCTTCCAGCGCGCCTGGGGCGGTCAGGTCTGGCAGAACGGCTTCACGATCAACGTGTCCTACCGCGCCGGCGCGCAGACCCAGCAGACCGCCATGGAACTGCTGAAGAAGAACATCGAGGCCCTGAACCCCAAGTTCAAGGTGAACATCGTCGGCAAGGAATGGAGCGAACTGATCAGCTCCAAGAACGTCCCCAAGGAAGCGATGGTCATGACCGCCTGGGCGCCGGACTACGCCGACCCGGACAACTTCGTGTCCACCTTCTACTCCAGCACCGGCTACTACGCTCCGCGCATCAACGCGCAGGACGCGCAGATCGACGGCTGGATCAAGGAGGCGCGCGGCACCACCGACACGGCCCGCCGTGACGAACTGTACGCGCAGATCGCCAAGCGCGCCCTGGACGAGGCGTACTACATCATCATGCCCGCCCAGCCGAACGTGTTCCCCTACCGCGACACCATCAAGGGCGTCAGCGCCGACACGTTCAACCCCATGATCGCCTTCACCAGCGGCACGTACTGGAAGAACCTCAGCAAGGAGTAA
- a CDS encoding glycosyltransferase, translating into MPEFTVVIPARNEAKYLPLTLRALERQTLPPREVIVVDNGSRDATVEIARAAGARVVRCEARGVARARQMGLEAARTDWVASTDADSLPAPHWLEVLNEAAPGRTALYGPMRFWGVPRHWALASGASYSAFLHVARLIGRPNLAGANMAFSREAALLVGGYPQVEAYEDVILGEELARTGQIAYVRRALVETSARRLDRGVLPFLWQHVRNITGHTRGYFGDDR; encoded by the coding sequence GTGCCCGAATTCACGGTTGTCATTCCCGCCCGCAACGAGGCGAAGTACCTGCCCCTGACGCTGCGCGCGCTGGAACGGCAGACCCTGCCGCCCCGCGAGGTGATCGTGGTGGACAACGGCAGCCGCGACGCGACCGTGGAGATCGCGCGGGCGGCCGGCGCGCGGGTGGTGCGCTGCGAGGCGCGTGGTGTGGCGCGCGCCCGCCAGATGGGCCTGGAGGCCGCGCGGACGGACTGGGTGGCCAGTACGGACGCCGATTCCCTGCCCGCGCCGCACTGGCTGGAGGTCCTGAACGAGGCCGCGCCGGGCCGCACGGCGCTGTACGGCCCGATGCGCTTCTGGGGGGTGCCGCGCCACTGGGCGCTGGCGTCGGGGGCCAGCTACAGCGCGTTCCTGCACGTCGCGCGGCTGATCGGCCGCCCGAACCTCGCTGGGGCGAACATGGCCTTCTCGCGCGAAGCGGCGCTGCTGGTGGGCGGGTACCCGCAGGTGGAGGCCTACGAGGACGTGATCCTGGGTGAGGAACTGGCCCGCACAGGGCAGATCGCGTACGTGCGCCGCGCGCTGGTGGAGACGAGCGCGCGGCGCCTGGACCGGGGCGTGTTGCCGTTCCTGTGGCAGCACGTGCGGAACATCACTGGTCATACGCGAGGCTACTTCGGGGATGACCGCTGA
- a CDS encoding polysaccharide deacetylase family protein: protein MRRVPWIAALLTAALLAEVLGRAAGWGALGHGPRDRWRVAVTFDDGPSDRTPELLAVLARHRARATFFVTRPAAQAHPGLLDATEQAGNTLDAHGIWHRAALTLTPWQEWVQVAWHPRPTRPGPHLYRPPYGGHSPLTRLFARLSGRQVALWDTEGRDWTGADPATLAAQTLARVQPGSVILLHDGPAVTPALLDALLTGLGERGLEVVPMHELPARRITLREGLTRLRSSYGA from the coding sequence GTGAGGCGCGTCCCCTGGATCGCCGCGCTTCTGACCGCCGCCCTGCTGGCCGAGGTGCTGGGCCGCGCCGCTGGGTGGGGCGCGCTGGGCCACGGCCCGCGCGACCGCTGGCGGGTCGCGGTGACCTTCGACGACGGCCCCAGCGACCGCACCCCGGAGCTGCTGGCGGTCCTGGCCCGCCACCGCGCGCGCGCCACGTTCTTCGTCACGCGGCCCGCCGCCCAGGCCCACCCCGGGCTGCTGGACGCCACAGAACAGGCCGGGAACACCCTGGACGCCCACGGCATCTGGCACCGCGCGGCCCTGACCCTGACCCCCTGGCAGGAGTGGGTGCAGGTCGCGTGGCACCCCCGCCCCACGCGGCCCGGCCCGCACCTGTACCGCCCCCCGTACGGCGGGCACAGCCCCCTGACCCGCCTGTTCGCACGGCTGTCGGGCCGTCAGGTGGCGCTGTGGGACACCGAGGGCCGCGACTGGACCGGCGCCGACCCCGCCACGCTGGCCGCGCAGACCCTGGCGCGCGTGCAGCCCGGCAGCGTGATCCTCCTGCACGACGGCCCCGCCGTGACCCCCGCGCTGCTCGACGCCCTGCTGACCGGCCTGGGGGAACGCGGCCTGGAGGTCGTCCCCATGCACGAACTGCCCGCGCGGCGCATCACCCTCCGCGAGGGCCTGACGCGACTGCGTTCCAGCTACGGCGCCTGA
- a CDS encoding glycosyltransferase, which translates to MRPLRIGLFTDTFLPDQNGIVTSVSLLSDELRAQGHHVDVVAPDFPEHIDTRPDVMRVDSLRYMFLPTYRLAWPTRRDFTHRYDVIHTHTPLTLGLSGARLARKWDIPHVATYHTHIEAYTHYVPGATALQRHTGVVTKVMALHYGKADAVITPTAGMMDVLNAMKVRNPVVIPTSIDPRALNAAPAVQNPWPAGKRRLLSVGRLAREKRFDHVLDTLAGLSDAHLVILGEGPERDHLEAHAARIGVADRVTFLGVRPWTEIGAYYRLAELFVFASDTETQGLVLQEAQLMGVPVVAVGARGTLSGVAHERSGYLVAPGDVNALTHYSREILTDPDLWARLSAGARSFGSSTTPHGVAQRVLDVYSHVLGMPRAVAFQDDLSGHPRSSLAYDQ; encoded by the coding sequence ATGAGGCCGCTGCGCATCGGGCTGTTCACCGACACCTTCCTGCCGGACCAGAACGGCATCGTCACCAGCGTCAGCCTCCTGAGCGACGAACTGCGCGCCCAGGGCCACCACGTCGACGTGGTCGCCCCCGACTTTCCCGAACACATCGACACCCGCCCGGACGTCATGCGGGTCGACAGCCTGCGCTACATGTTCCTGCCCACCTACCGGCTGGCGTGGCCCACCCGCCGGGACTTCACGCACCGCTACGACGTGATCCACACCCACACGCCCCTGACGCTGGGCCTGTCCGGCGCGCGGCTGGCGCGCAAGTGGGACATCCCGCACGTCGCCACGTACCACACCCACATCGAGGCGTACACCCACTATGTGCCTGGCGCGACCGCCCTGCAACGTCACACCGGCGTCGTCACGAAGGTCATGGCGCTGCATTACGGCAAGGCCGACGCGGTCATCACGCCCACGGCGGGCATGATGGACGTCCTGAACGCCATGAAGGTCCGCAACCCGGTCGTGATCCCCACCAGCATCGACCCGCGCGCCCTGAACGCCGCGCCTGCCGTGCAGAACCCCTGGCCCGCCGGGAAACGCCGCCTGCTCAGCGTGGGCCGCCTCGCCCGAGAGAAACGCTTCGATCACGTCCTGGACACCCTGGCAGGCCTGTCCGACGCGCACCTGGTGATCCTGGGCGAGGGCCCGGAACGCGACCATCTGGAAGCGCACGCCGCGCGGATCGGGGTCGCGGACCGTGTGACCTTCCTGGGCGTGCGCCCCTGGACCGAGATCGGCGCGTACTACCGCCTCGCGGAACTGTTCGTGTTCGCCAGCGACACCGAAACGCAGGGCCTCGTCCTGCAGGAAGCGCAGCTCATGGGCGTGCCCGTCGTCGCGGTCGGCGCGCGCGGCACCCTCAGCGGCGTGGCCCACGAACGCAGCGGGTACCTCGTGGCGCCCGGCGACGTGAACGCCCTGACCCACTACAGCCGCGAGATCCTGACCGACCCGGACCTGTGGGCGCGCCTGTCAGCGGGTGCGCGCAGCTTCGGGTCCAGCACCACCCCGCACGGCGTGGCGCAGCGCGTTCTGGACGTGTACAGCCACGTGCTGGGCATGCCGCGCGCCGTGGCGTTTCAGGACGACCTCAGCGGTCATCCCCGAAGTAGCCTCGCGTATGACCAGTGA
- a CDS encoding YkoP family protein: MAPSSTAAVRAALRAGRAGAWHGGHPGDPRVGLSVPVRSDADLQAALATLAEAGVSATLLLSPTLARGLDRARLEGHEVGGLGDPAGAPGLDVLAGGPVVTWATPERLRTLNALGTRGLHALPPGTDRPAPGALLTVDPAQLPGVLADLKRLGYRAVPVRDVPELRAGTGRDLFLHGYTRLVEDRFARQHGVIDLAQRADAVMRVAPLDHAPAPLPLPRTAHTAELHLHSPRIVGLASRSALTAYRAYLRSLRDVGAALQDRPELQEAQAVFAVTLFHAPLAQAGFTLLDLPPATARWYGLGFRLLRVAYGTTRAPSEDTPKMAWLPREEFLRRYG; encoded by the coding sequence ATGGCACCTTCTTCGACCGCAGCGGTGCGCGCGGCCCTCCGGGCGGGCCGGGCAGGCGCGTGGCACGGCGGCCACCCCGGCGACCCGCGCGTGGGCCTGAGCGTCCCCGTCCGCTCGGACGCCGACCTGCAGGCTGCGCTGGCGACCCTGGCGGAGGCCGGGGTGAGCGCCACGCTGCTCCTCTCCCCCACCCTGGCCCGGGGCCTGGACCGCGCCCGGCTGGAGGGCCACGAGGTGGGCGGCCTGGGGGACCCGGCGGGCGCGCCCGGGCTGGACGTGCTGGCGGGCGGGCCGGTCGTGACCTGGGCCACCCCGGAACGCCTGCGGACTCTGAACGCGCTGGGGACGCGCGGCCTGCACGCCCTGCCTCCGGGCACCGACCGGCCCGCCCCGGGCGCGCTGCTGACCGTGGACCCCGCGCAGCTGCCGGGGGTGCTGGCCGACCTGAAGCGCCTGGGGTACCGCGCCGTGCCGGTGCGGGACGTGCCGGAGCTGCGCGCCGGGACGGGCCGTGACCTGTTCCTGCACGGCTACACCCGGCTGGTGGAAGACCGGTTCGCGCGGCAGCACGGCGTGATCGACCTCGCGCAGCGGGCCGATGCGGTCATGCGCGTCGCGCCGCTGGATCACGCGCCCGCACCGCTGCCCCTGCCCCGCACGGCGCACACGGCGGAACTGCACCTGCACTCGCCGCGCATCGTGGGGCTCGCCTCGCGTAGCGCCCTGACCGCGTACCGCGCGTACCTGCGCAGCCTGCGCGACGTGGGCGCGGCGCTACAGGACCGCCCCGAGTTGCAGGAGGCGCAGGCGGTGTTCGCCGTGACCCTCTTCCACGCGCCGCTGGCGCAGGCGGGCTTCACGCTGCTGGACCTGCCGCCCGCCACGGCCCGCTGGTACGGCCTGGGCTTCCGGCTGCTTCGCGTCGCGTACGGCACCACCCGCGCGCCCAGCGAGGACACCCCGAAGATGGCGTGGCTGCCCCGCGAGGAGTTCCTCAGGCGCTACGGCTGA
- a CDS encoding response regulator, which yields MLDAETLEAGSTRPITLLLVDDHPVVRKGTRELLESEADLRVVGEAGSGEEAILRARELTPDVILMDVSMPGMNGIDATRAIKAERPGVGVLVLTSYDDDAYVFALLEAGAAGYLLKNASEDDLLGAVRAVAAGESALHPSVAKKVLERFSTHTTPTPPEDDLSPRELEVLRVAATGRTNKEIARDLDISPRTVQVHLANIFSKLGVGSRTEAVLYGIKRGWIDPKNL from the coding sequence ATGCTCGACGCCGAGACCCTCGAAGCCGGTTCCACGCGCCCCATCACGCTGCTGCTTGTCGATGATCACCCGGTCGTGCGCAAGGGCACCCGCGAACTGCTCGAAAGCGAGGCGGACCTGCGCGTGGTCGGCGAGGCGGGCAGCGGCGAGGAGGCCATCCTGCGCGCCCGGGAACTCACGCCGGACGTGATCCTGATGGACGTCAGCATGCCCGGCATGAACGGCATCGACGCCACGCGCGCCATCAAGGCCGAGCGGCCCGGCGTGGGCGTCCTGGTGCTCACCAGCTACGACGACGACGCGTACGTGTTCGCGCTGCTGGAAGCCGGGGCCGCCGGGTACCTGCTGAAGAACGCCTCCGAGGACGACCTGCTCGGCGCCGTGCGCGCCGTGGCCGCCGGGGAGAGCGCGCTGCACCCCAGCGTGGCGAAGAAGGTCCTCGAGCGCTTCAGCACCCACACCACCCCCACGCCCCCCGAGGACGACCTGAGCCCCCGCGAACTGGAGGTGCTGCGCGTGGCCGCCACCGGCCGCACCAACAAGGAGATCGCCCGGGACCTGGACATCAGCCCCCGCACCGTGCAGGTGCATCTGGCGAACATCTTCTCGAAGCTGGGTGTCGGCAGCCGCACCGAGGCGGTCCTGTACGGCATCAAGCGCGGCTGGATCGACCCGAAGAACCTGTAA
- a CDS encoding VOC family protein, with protein sequence MTRSESRVQVQGLHHVTIVGSTRQSAIDFWEGVLGMPFVFEQPNLGNPAENHLYFDPGDGRLLTVFTDEGRTDAGRDAPREPGTVEHLAFTVSRATFQLAPARLRARGIEVLERDRGFMDSIYFRDPNGMKVELACYKFQTPEGWRDADVLRRAYELRVARGDANITAEHLADAIEDLLRR encoded by the coding sequence ATGACCCGCAGCGAGTCCAGGGTGCAGGTGCAGGGCCTGCATCACGTCACCATCGTCGGTTCGACCCGCCAGAGTGCCATCGACTTCTGGGAGGGCGTGCTGGGCATGCCGTTCGTGTTCGAGCAGCCGAACCTCGGCAACCCGGCCGAGAACCACCTGTACTTCGACCCCGGCGACGGTCGCCTGCTGACCGTGTTCACCGACGAGGGCCGCACGGACGCCGGGCGGGACGCGCCGCGCGAACCGGGCACCGTGGAGCATCTGGCGTTCACCGTGTCCCGCGCGACCTTCCAGCTCGCCCCGGCGCGGCTGCGGGCGCGCGGCATCGAGGTGCTGGAGCGCGACCGGGGCTTCATGGACTCCATCTACTTCCGCGATCCGAACGGCATGAAGGTCGAACTGGCCTGCTACAAGTTCCAGACGCCCGAGGGCTGGCGGGACGCGGACGTGCTGCGCCGCGCCTATGAACTGCGCGTGGCGCGCGGGGACGCCAACATCACCGCCGAGCACCTCGCGGACGCCATCGAGGACCTGCTCCGCCGCTGA
- a CDS encoding GAF domain-containing protein → MSEVIPPFPQTLSQASSVAAFARDLAAYACPVLHAHGVRVWVVQDAALTPVAEEGRGLALSDGTLAHEALTVGTLLEDGMLAALPFGCGVLEAVGASPDGLRALLGAAPLLALAVEGVQAREARRGHGRIAETVEGLVRRLGGSLDLAEVLTVTAQSAALALGFRRAFVALFSEFHEGGRARTGEVFTHGFDEEFRGGIGVGPVTFETLVRRGEAIRFERPRDAESPLAQGLAELAPHAAVIAPLSARGQALGLLYVDTQQPGSSASEDDARLVLALAEQASLAIDNARLYGIETRKREAAEALREAGAALAGSLHLSDTLTRVLERAVTLFRADAAAVYERQPDGRTVNIRSALGLPNEYMLRVRAKVGLGVTGRAIAECQPVAARDLTQAHYGGSSRYTRQLLAAGRYPYRGVISLPLTTRAGVFGALTLYWQDALPLDGDDQALAAVFASQAGLAIENARLYEEELRRENEAALLLNLGRSLGEDQSDAALADAARLVTHAMNAARGLIALTDDQGAFTRCATYNLHVPPQSDLHALAAQLGRGARALTRRYTLAVAGSGLIVPLRAEGHPDQNGEDALLGFLYLDDPGTDPPGEHLLALARSVADQITQTLTRQRLLTELERQEARYRQLAEGAHDLIISTDPGGTITYANPAAGTLLEPLTGPLPGANLLDLPTPDTRPALRAAWASARRASRGSRTEVQIGPHRLELRVGVMDGGRGVLTVGRDLSELQTLADEIARRGQALEAATSRTVEMRTFLTLFTQAQEEERRRISRELHDDTAQVLTATTRRVARLARELQGPQKERADDILTDLNAAIDGVRRFARNLRPSVLDDLGLLPALEWLATQAATPTRLEVSGQERRLDSATELTLFRLSQEALNNVDKHAGAASAAIRVAFQAGHVQVAIRDDGQGFTPDQAQERAQAGHLGLIGLRERVALTGGTLDVDSSPGAGTTLTFTLPG, encoded by the coding sequence GTGTCCGAGGTCATCCCGCCGTTCCCGCAGACCCTCTCGCAGGCGTCGAGTGTCGCCGCGTTCGCGCGGGACCTCGCCGCGTACGCCTGCCCGGTGCTGCACGCGCACGGCGTCCGCGTGTGGGTCGTGCAGGACGCGGCCCTGACCCCCGTCGCCGAGGAGGGGCGCGGGCTGGCCCTCAGTGACGGCACGCTGGCGCACGAGGCGCTGACCGTCGGCACGCTGCTGGAGGACGGCATGCTGGCGGCCCTGCCCTTCGGCTGCGGCGTGCTGGAGGCCGTGGGTGCCAGTCCCGACGGGCTGCGCGCGCTGCTGGGCGCGGCCCCGCTGCTGGCCCTGGCGGTCGAGGGCGTGCAGGCCCGCGAGGCCCGGCGCGGGCACGGCCGCATCGCGGAGACCGTCGAGGGCCTCGTGCGGCGCCTGGGGGGCAGCCTGGACCTCGCGGAGGTCCTGACCGTCACCGCGCAGAGCGCCGCGCTGGCCCTGGGCTTCCGGCGGGCGTTCGTGGCGCTGTTCAGCGAATTCCACGAGGGTGGCCGCGCCCGTACCGGCGAGGTCTTCACGCACGGCTTCGACGAGGAATTCCGCGGGGGGATCGGCGTGGGGCCCGTGACCTTCGAGACGCTGGTGCGGCGCGGCGAGGCGATCCGCTTCGAGCGCCCCCGCGACGCGGAGAGTCCCCTGGCGCAGGGTCTGGCGGAACTCGCCCCGCACGCCGCCGTCATCGCACCCCTCTCTGCGCGCGGGCAGGCGCTGGGCCTGCTGTACGTGGACACCCAGCAGCCCGGCTCCAGCGCCAGCGAGGACGACGCCCGGCTGGTGCTGGCCCTGGCCGAGCAGGCCTCGCTGGCCATCGACAACGCCCGTCTGTACGGCATCGAGACCCGCAAGCGCGAGGCCGCCGAGGCGCTGCGCGAGGCCGGCGCGGCCCTGGCGGGCAGCCTGCACCTCAGTGACACCCTGACCCGCGTGCTGGAACGGGCCGTGACGCTCTTCCGCGCGGACGCCGCCGCCGTGTACGAACGCCAGCCCGACGGGCGCACCGTGAACATCCGCTCCGCGCTGGGCCTCCCGAACGAGTACATGCTGCGCGTGCGCGCCAAGGTCGGCCTGGGCGTCACCGGACGCGCCATCGCCGAGTGCCAGCCGGTCGCCGCGCGTGACCTCACCCAGGCGCACTACGGGGGCAGCAGCCGCTACACCCGCCAGCTGCTCGCGGCCGGACGCTACCCGTACCGGGGCGTGATCAGCCTGCCGCTCACCACCCGCGCGGGCGTGTTCGGTGCGCTGACCCTGTACTGGCAGGACGCCCTGCCGCTGGACGGGGACGATCAGGCGCTGGCCGCCGTGTTCGCGTCGCAGGCGGGGCTGGCCATCGAGAACGCCCGCCTGTACGAGGAGGAACTGCGCCGCGAGAACGAGGCCGCGCTGCTGCTGAACCTGGGACGCAGCCTGGGCGAGGACCAGAGCGACGCCGCGCTCGCCGACGCCGCGCGGCTGGTCACGCACGCCATGAACGCCGCGCGCGGCCTGATCGCCCTGACCGACGACCAGGGTGCGTTCACCCGCTGCGCCACGTACAACCTGCACGTGCCCCCGCAGAGCGACCTGCACGCCCTGGCCGCGCAGCTGGGCCGCGGCGCGCGCGCCCTGACCCGCCGCTACACCCTGGCCGTCGCGGGCAGCGGCCTGATCGTCCCGCTGCGCGCCGAGGGCCACCCAGACCAGAACGGTGAGGACGCCCTGCTGGGCTTCCTGTACCTCGACGATCCCGGCACCGACCCGCCCGGCGAGCACCTGCTGGCCCTGGCCCGCAGCGTCGCCGACCAGATCACGCAGACCCTGACCCGCCAGCGCCTCCTGACCGAACTCGAACGGCAGGAAGCCCGCTACCGCCAGCTCGCCGAGGGCGCGCACGACCTGATCATCAGCACCGACCCCGGCGGGACCATCACGTACGCCAACCCGGCCGCCGGGACGCTGCTCGAACCGCTGACCGGCCCGCTGCCCGGTGCGAACCTTCTCGACCTGCCCACCCCCGACACCCGCCCCGCCCTGCGCGCCGCGTGGGCCAGCGCGCGCCGGGCTTCACGCGGCAGCCGCACCGAGGTGCAGATCGGCCCGCACCGCCTGGAACTGCGCGTGGGCGTCATGGACGGCGGGCGCGGCGTCCTGACCGTCGGGCGGGACCTCTCGGAACTCCAGACCCTCGCCGACGAGATCGCCCGGCGCGGTCAGGCCCTCGAGGCCGCCACCAGCCGCACCGTCGAGATGCGCACCTTCCTGACGTTGTTCACGCAGGCGCAGGAGGAGGAACGCCGCCGCATCAGCCGCGAACTGCACGACGATACCGCCCAGGTCCTCACCGCCACCACCCGCCGCGTCGCCCGCCTCGCCCGGGAACTCCAGGGCCCCCAGAAGGAGCGCGCCGACGACATCCTGACCGACCTGAACGCCGCCATCGACGGCGTGCGCCGCTTCGCCCGCAACCTCCGCCCCAGCGTGCTGGACGACCTGGGCCTGCTGCCCGCGCTGGAATGGCTGGCCACGCAGGCCGCCACGCCCACCCGACTGGAAGTCAGCGGTCAGGAGCGCCGCCTGGACTCCGCCACGGAACTCACGCTGTTCCGCCTGTCGCAGGAGGCGCTGAACAACGTGGACAAGCACGCCGGGGCCGCCAGCGCCGCCATCCGCGTGGCCTTCCAGGCGGGGCACGTGCAGGTCGCCATCCGCGACGACGGGCAGGGCTTCACCCCCGATCAGGCGCAGGAACGCGCGCAGGCCGGGCACCTGGGCCTGATCGGCCTGCGTGAGCGCGTCGCCCTGACCGGCGGCACCCTGGACGTGGACAGCAGCCCCGGCGCGGGCACCACCCTGACCTTCACCCTGCCCGGCTGA
- a CDS encoding MFS transporter — MKLRDRLPFQPGTARAVLIAALSLAAAEFVRSGLYLPYLGQSPRVQAQLDLPATVVGLAWAAHVLTDTVMRGPAGLLIARVGLRWAMIAGTAVSLLAISLLPAAHSGLTLLLIAALHGVGFSVMWPGTMNLTADVTRQTAQGRTLTVVGMSVSSMIGLGFFAYGSLRAAPPEQVYLLSLGALILSLVMAVLLPARAVRGPAREALRGDALKATLRRVTPLLPAALMQTVTLSLFGQVLYKIADALNLSTAQIVSVLVVGGAVAFACIPLLGKIADRGRAVPVLIGGYALIAAGMLGLAWLPPLWAMYPLAALVGVGFAGVQPGWGALVTRTLPAAQRPAAWGVLMTVENGGTALSPLLGVLAFERFGAGGPFGLAAGLATLVAAFYLLLRPLFARTAEQTVSEPGQDVRA, encoded by the coding sequence GTGAAGCTGCGCGACCGCCTGCCCTTCCAGCCCGGCACCGCCCGCGCCGTGCTGATCGCCGCGCTGTCCCTGGCCGCTGCCGAGTTCGTCCGTAGCGGCCTGTACCTCCCGTACCTGGGGCAGAGCCCCCGCGTGCAGGCGCAGCTGGACTTGCCCGCGACCGTGGTGGGTCTCGCCTGGGCGGCGCACGTCCTGACCGACACTGTCATGCGCGGCCCGGCCGGGCTGCTGATCGCCCGCGTGGGCCTGCGCTGGGCCATGATCGCCGGGACGGCCGTGAGCCTGCTCGCCATCAGCCTGCTGCCCGCCGCGCACAGCGGCCTGACCCTGCTGCTGATCGCGGCGCTGCACGGCGTGGGCTTCTCGGTCATGTGGCCCGGCACCATGAACCTCACGGCGGACGTCACCCGCCAGACCGCGCAGGGCCGCACCCTGACGGTCGTCGGGATGAGCGTATCCTCCATGATCGGGCTGGGTTTCTTCGCGTACGGGTCGCTGCGCGCCGCGCCACCCGAACAGGTGTACCTCCTGAGCCTGGGCGCGCTGATCCTGTCCCTGGTGATGGCCGTGCTGCTCCCCGCGCGCGCCGTGCGCGGCCCCGCGCGCGAGGCCCTGCGCGGCGACGCCCTGAAGGCCACGCTGCGCCGCGTGACGCCGCTGCTGCCCGCCGCCTTGATGCAGACCGTGACGCTGTCCCTGTTCGGGCAGGTGCTGTACAAGATCGCCGACGCGCTGAACCTGAGCACCGCGCAGATCGTCAGCGTGCTCGTCGTGGGCGGCGCGGTCGCCTTCGCGTGCATCCCGCTGCTCGGCAAGATCGCCGACCGGGGCCGCGCCGTGCCCGTCCTGATCGGCGGGTACGCGCTGATCGCCGCCGGGATGCTCGGCCTGGCGTGGCTGCCGCCCCTGTGGGCGATGTACCCGCTCGCGGCGCTCGTCGGCGTGGGGTTCGCCGGGGTGCAGCCCGGCTGGGGCGCCCTGGTGACCCGCACGCTGCCCGCCGCGCAGCGTCCCGCCGCGTGGGGCGTCTTAATGACCGTCGAGAACGGTGGCACCGCCCTGAGCCCCCTGCTGGGCGTCCTGGCCTTCGAACGGTTCGGGGCGGGCGGCCCCTTCGGACTGGCAGCCGGGCTGGCGACGCTGGTCGCGGCGTTCTACCTGCTGCTGCGCCCCCTGTTCGCCCGCACCGCCGAACAGACCGTCAGTGAGCCTGGGCAGGACGTCCGCGCGTGA